CAGATTTTACGGAATGACAGATGTTCCGGGAGAAGTTTCTCTCCTGTTCCAGTATCCGGTATTCTTGGCGCGGACTGCTGGGACTGGGCTGAGGGCATGATTGTCTGACTGGTAGTTGGAAAAACAGCAAAGAAAGCGAAGAGCACAAGAGACAAGGAACGGCACAAACGATGGTGTGTGGATTTCATCTGTTATTATTTACGGAGATGGAGAGGAATTCTTTCTTTTCCGTTTGCTGTTTCGGAGAAGATAGGAAAAGTGGAGGACATTGCCTCTCAACTCTGGCCTTACAGATTTTAGCGATGGGTGTTGCCGTGAATTCGACAAAGTTGTGCTATGTCTTTTTTGTTGTTGAACAATTGATTAAAAAGAATAACGTAACAATATTAGATTTTCAAAATTTCGGAGGAAGACTTCATAAGGAGACCGATCTGGTTGCATAGGTAATAATGTCGGGGTCCTATTGGTACTTATGTATCGGTAGGGCCTCGCATTCGTTGTTACCCTTATGAATTTGGAGAGAAAGAAGAGGGGGACAATCTAATCCGGAGATAGAAGTTCGGTATTCTGCAGAAACAAAAAGACACCGTGCTATTGCAGGGTGTCTTTTTAGTCAGATGGCGAAGCGGACGGGGCTCGAACCCGCGACCTCCAGCGTGACAGGCTGGCGCTCTAACCGAACTGAGCTACCACTCCGTGACATCTGCTTGTGTCGCATTCGCTCTGGTAAGCGAGGACGTGGGGTTTATAATTACATCCGATCCATCTGGCAAGAAAAAACTGTGTTGAGATATCGAATTTTATGAGAAGCTTCGGGAAAGATGAGAGTCGGCAGCCCTTTGAAGATTAAAAGATCTTTTGCAAATTAACAGAAAGAAGAAGTGACACAATGACGTACTTCACATTGATGAAGTTGTCTATTTTTGATTACCTGCTCGGAAAGGGAGTGCTTGTTTTTCTGGGGATACTATCGGCATGGACTGTTTCGGCGTCGACGATGGAAGAGTGCTATCGGAAAGCTGATGGATACCGGGCGTATTACGAGGAGGGCTGCAGCTGGGGATATGTATCTCCTCAATGGATTTCTGGAACCGGGGATTTTTGGTACACTTCCTACCGGGATGGACGGAAGTCGTTTTTGAGGGTGAACTCATCGGATGGAACAAAGGAACCGGCATTTGATCATGATCATGTTGCTGAAGAATTAAATCGCCTGTCCGGAGAAAAGGCAAATCCCGCATGGTTACCCTTTGATGTCATCACGGGAACTCCTGAAAGTTTGCGCTTCCGTGTGAAAGACAAGGAATTTTGTTACGATACAGTCGGAAAAACTCTTTCTCCTGCACCCGAAAGCAGGGAGATCCAGCACAAGCCGAACAATCCCAATTGTTCTCCTGATGGAATGTACGAGGCATTTGTCAAAGAGAACGATTTGTTCCTGCGGAATAGTAAAAACGGTATGGAAGTGAGGCTTTCATCCAATGGTACGGCTGAGAATCCGTACTGTTTACCCGTGTTTTGGGCTCCGGATTCCAAGGGGCTGGTCTGTTGCCGCCGGGTGACGGCTCCCGTGCGGCATATTACTTTGATCGAATCCTCTCCCAAAGATTCCGTGCAACCCCGCGAACGGTCTATTCCCTACGTCAAACCCGGCGATCCTTTGGATGTGGTGCGTCCTGTTTTGTTTGGGACGGAAGCCGACACGGGGATAGAAATATCCTTCCCTGAGCCGGAACAACAGTTTTCCTTGGGGGGAATCCGGTGGTTGCGTGACAGTTCCGGTTTCACCTTTGACTACAACAAACGCGGACACGGCTCCTACATCGTGTATAAGGTAGACAGGGAGAATGCGTCCAAGGCCCGCCTTCTGATTGAGGAATCCTTCCCGACTTTTGTTAATTATACACGCCTGTACCGCCATGATCTGGAGGATACGGGTGAAATTGTGTGGATATCCGAACGGGATGGATGGAGGCACCTTTACCTGTTGGATGCTGAGACGGGGAAGGTGGTGCGGCAACTGACGTCGGGGGAATGGATTGTCAAAAAGGTTTTACATGTCGATGCTGGGCAAAGGACTGTCTTTTTTATCGGATGCGGCCAAACTCCTGGCGAGGATCCTTACTTGGAGAAACTTTACAGAGTATCTCTCGATGGGGGTACTCCCATTTGCTTAACTCCGACCAATGCTACGCACGGAATTGATTTTTCACCGGATTATTCGTGCTTTGTCGATACGGCTTCCCGTGTGGACATGCCGCCGGAAACGAGTCTTCGCGATGCCCGAACAGGTCGTGAAATCCTGAAGCTGGAGAAATCCGATATTACACCGGCTCTGAAAAGGGGCTGGAGACCTCCGACCGTGTTTTGTGGCAAAGGAAGGGACGGTCTGACGGATATTTGGGGTATCATTGCTTTTCCTCCAAATCTTGTCCCCGGTCGTAAATATCCCGTTATCGAATATATTTATGCCGGCCCGCATGATTCTCATGTACCTAAATCTTTCAACATGGAACACGAGATGGTGCGATATACCGAGTTGGGATTCATCATGGTGATGATCGACGGTATGGGTACATCCAATCGTTCCAAGAAATTTCACGATGTTTGCTGGAAAAACCTGAAGGATGCCGGTTTTCCCGATCGCATTGCCTGGATGAAGCAGGCAGCGAAGAAATACCCGGTTATGGATTTGTCCCGCGTCGGCATCTATGGCGTATCGGCCGGAGGTCAGAATGCTTTGAGTGCGTTGTTGTTCCACCCGGAATGGTACAAGGTGGGTGTCTCCTCATGCGGGTGCCATGATAACCGCATGGATAAAATCTGGTGGAATGAACAATGGATGGGGTATCCGGTAGACAAGTCATATGAAGAGTGTTCCAACGTTGTCAATGCCGGTAAATTGCAAGGGAAATTGATGTTGATCCTGGGGGAAATCGATGACAATGTCGATCCGGCTTCGACCCGTCAGGTCATACATGCCTTGGAACAGGCTGGCAAGGACTTCGAATTTGTCCTGATTACTGGTGCGGGCCATACAATGGGTGGAAAATTCGGAGAACGTAAGAGACGGGATTTCTTTGTCAAGCATCTGCAGGGAATAGATCCTCCGAACAGGAACGCTGCCCACGTTCCTGCCTCCAAAACTCGAACATAGTCTCCGGAGAATATACCGGAGGGAAGGGGGCGGATGCGTGGAATTTTTCTTACTGCCGGGGCTGAAAAAGTTCCGGCAGTTGCTCCTGTAGCTGCCGGCTCGTTTCCTCAGAAGCGGGGAGGATATACGTGACGGCGGAGCCTCCTTTCAGGTTCTTGAGAGATACATCGGCATCATGCTTTAAAAGCAGGCGGATAACACGGGCTGCTGCAGGATTCAGATTCCCATCCTGATCGATCAAATGCCTGCACGCCATCATCAGCGGGGTTTCTCCATCATGGGAAGCCCTATTGACGAGAGCTTTATATTCCAAAAGCAATTCGATGGACTTGATCAAAACCTCTTTTTTATCATCATTCTGTCGCGGGAAGATGTGGTCGCAAAGGTCGCACAGAGGAGTACGTCCGTATTCCGGCGAAGGATCAAGAGGATTATCGGCAGGATCCTTCCATCTGACATTGGGATCGGCACCATGTTCTAGAAGGAGACGCTTAATGACTAGATCGGAATAATGGCCGGTAGTGATAAATAACGGAGGGTTTTCGTCTCTTGTCTCGTTGGGATCAATTCCTTTCTCCAGCATCATGCGAACAACTTCGGAACAACCGTGCATAATTGGGATACAGAGCGGATTCCTCCGTACTCCGGAGGCTTTCTTGTACGATGGATAATTCCCTCCCAGAGCAGGATCTGCCCCCAGGGAAAGGATGAGGCACGCTATTTGTTCGTTATGGCTTTCTAGACATGCTTCCTCGAAGGGAACGAGTCCATTGGCTTTTTTATTAAGATCCGCTCCATGGTTGGCAAGTATCCGTATGAGATCCAGCCGTCTTTCAACTGGAATATGACTATCTTGTCCCCATGAACTCAGAGCACAACTTAATGGAGTAGGACCGTTTTCGGTGGGAATAGATCCCATGCTTGTCTTGATTTCTGCAGACTGATTGGGGGCTGCCCCCAATTCCAGCAAATGCAGGGCCAGCTCATTTTTTCCAAAACAGCAGGCATAATGAAGAAGAGTCATATGCGATTCCCCCGAATGCCTGGCATTGCCGGAAGACGCTGTATCGAAAATGATACGTAAAAGGCCGTTCATTCGGTAATTTCTGATGAACTGGTTCTTTTTCTGGATGAACTTAGAGAGGAACATACTGCTGGTCAAATCCTCCAACGTGAATGGATCGTCCGGCATTGGGATGATGGTGGCTTTCATGGAAACATAAATTTCCTCAATTTGCTGACGGTCCTTTCCCGTCCACACTGGATTGAAAACCAATTTATTGGGCGTATTAGACTCCAAATTGCAGATCAATACTCCGGAGAGAACTACAATGGCCAGACAGGCTATCCCCCAGATAAGAAGATTATTCCGAAGTCTTTTTGTCATTTTCTTCCATTATAGAGCGGAGCATGGAAAATCTCAAGTCGCATCTTTCCTGCCATCTGCAATTGATCTCCAACAATTTGATCGTCATTCGCTTACTCAATCATCAAGAGAAAAGACATAATTTCCTCTTTTCCTCCTGCGTT
This is a stretch of genomic DNA from Akkermansia sp. N21116. It encodes these proteins:
- a CDS encoding DPP IV N-terminal domain-containing protein: MKLSIFDYLLGKGVLVFLGILSAWTVSASTMEECYRKADGYRAYYEEGCSWGYVSPQWISGTGDFWYTSYRDGRKSFLRVNSSDGTKEPAFDHDHVAEELNRLSGEKANPAWLPFDVITGTPESLRFRVKDKEFCYDTVGKTLSPAPESREIQHKPNNPNCSPDGMYEAFVKENDLFLRNSKNGMEVRLSSNGTAENPYCLPVFWAPDSKGLVCCRRVTAPVRHITLIESSPKDSVQPRERSIPYVKPGDPLDVVRPVLFGTEADTGIEISFPEPEQQFSLGGIRWLRDSSGFTFDYNKRGHGSYIVYKVDRENASKARLLIEESFPTFVNYTRLYRHDLEDTGEIVWISERDGWRHLYLLDAETGKVVRQLTSGEWIVKKVLHVDAGQRTVFFIGCGQTPGEDPYLEKLYRVSLDGGTPICLTPTNATHGIDFSPDYSCFVDTASRVDMPPETSLRDARTGREILKLEKSDITPALKRGWRPPTVFCGKGRDGLTDIWGIIAFPPNLVPGRKYPVIEYIYAGPHDSHVPKSFNMEHEMVRYTELGFIMVMIDGMGTSNRSKKFHDVCWKNLKDAGFPDRIAWMKQAAKKYPVMDLSRVGIYGVSAGGQNALSALLFHPEWYKVGVSSCGCHDNRMDKIWWNEQWMGYPVDKSYEECSNVVNAGKLQGKLMLILGEIDDNVDPASTRQVIHALEQAGKDFEFVLITGAGHTMGGKFGERKRRDFFVKHLQGIDPPNRNAAHVPASKTRT